Within the Medicago truncatula cultivar Jemalong A17 chromosome 4, MtrunA17r5.0-ANR, whole genome shotgun sequence genome, the region CATTGTTGAAATTGTCACGAGCTCTGGCTTCACCCATCTGACTGGATTCAGCAACGTTGTTGAGGTTCACCTGCCTCTTCAAGGCTTCCTCCTTTACTTTTTCAGTCTTCTCCAATATTCGGTTGACATGGCTTTCAATGCTTCCCTGCAACTCTGCTACCGACAAGGTATCAGTATCATGGGACTCCAATATCGTAGTCACCACATGATCATATTTCATCGGCATGGTGCGTAGAATTTTCTCCACCACCTTGCTATCTTGAATATCTTCTCCATACACTCTCATTTTGTTGACAATATTTATAACACGAGTAAAATATTGATCCACTATTTCAGAATTGGACATTTCATACCTTTCGTATTCTCTACGCAGAGACTGCAGCTTTGATTTCTGAGCTTTCTCTACTCCTTTATGTGACAACTTCAATATGTCCCACGCTTCTTTCGAAGTCTTCGCATTTGCTATTTTGCCGAAAATTGAGTAATCTATTCCTTGAAGAATTTGTGATAGTGCCAGCTGGTCCCTTCTACGAGCAAGTTCATCAGCTCCTTGTTGCAAACCAGACTCCACATAGCTCCAGATGTTGTGAGCTTTAAGATGTGTTGTCATCATAAATTCCCAATAATTGAAATCTAATTCAGAATTCAATTTAGGACCGGAccaaacgatattgaaattattgTTTGACATATCTTTCTCAGAATATGCTTAATTACAATAATTTCGACACAATGAGAACTCTTTTGTTCCTCACACACTTAGACTATTTTTGACACTGACACTTGCAGGACctaacctgctctgataccaatttgaTATCAGTGGGACACAAACTCACAAAGTAATAACTAAGAGAACAATGGAGAATTTCTTTGAACACACACTAATTTTATTGTCGAAGACTTGATGATACAATATGGTACAAGCATgtgccttttataggctcttaAACTTAATGTCGGTTACTAGATTTTTCTAGCTATGGATGGTGCTAGATTATTCCTATAGAGGTGGTGTACAATCAGCACTAGATTATTCTTTTGATTACAAGATTATTCTAGGTGGTGCTACataatatagatatttttaACTCTTAATGACAAAGAGTAACTCCAAGCTTCTATACTCTTCTAGATATTTCTTGATTTAATTTCTAACAATTCCTACAATTATAGTTGTGTCAGATTATGTTAcatgaaaagttaaaataacAATCTTCCAATTGAATGAAATTACTTCCAACTttaaaagaaagtaaataaCTTTCTTAGAGTTGAATCCATTTGCAAACTAAATCTTCTATGATTTTAACAATGAATGGATTagaactaaaataaattaaactcttatataagtgtttttatttttacaagtatTAAACTCTATTGATAGAAGCAATATACCAAATCCTTCAtactcttctctccttctcccCTCATTATGGAAGAGGAATTGGTCATTCAATTCTGATGTTGTTTTCTTCAGTGACCAACACCATCAGCATCATTGTTCTACGCCACTGTACTCTCCTTCCTCTACGtgtctctcttcttcttctcaatgGACAACACCTCCTACACTCGCGCCACTCCAAGGTTTCTTAACTCTTCCTCCAttctcactattttttttttctttctgcctTTTCATTGTAATTTTGCTTTTTAATGTTTTGTGGGCAGTTCTGGCAATGGCAGAGGAATGGCTTTTGATACAAGAAATGATAGAGAAAGAACAAGAGGGCCGAGTGGCTCCGGAAACAATAAAATTGATGCTCTTGGTAGGCTCCTGTAAGTGGATGAACTCTATACTATGACTGAATTAAACTGTTTTCTGCTTAATTCTTGCACTAAGCAATTCACTCAAATTATGCTTTTGTTTAATATCTGCAGGACGCGAATTTTACGTCATATGGCATCTGACttgaaattgaatatgagaAGTGATGGTTATGTGAATGTTAATGATTTACTATACCTGAATTTGAAAACATTTGCTAATATTCCTCTACGATCCCACACTATTGACGACATCAGGGAGGTCAGTTGATCTAATATATGTTTGTATGCTGTTGGTTTCTGTTTtaatgagataaaaaaatatataaagtaaaGTCATATTGTTGATATTTTCCAGACTCCAAAATGTTGTTTATTGTTACTGTTATGAAGCATAAACGACTGCATCGAGTTCGATGACACTTTGAACATTGAATACTACTTTACTTGTTATCCTTGTTTCGTTTCCATACAAGTTTTCTTTCTTACCCTATTCTTAGAAGATAGAAGATTGATTCTCACAACTCGTCTTACTCTTGAATAAACGGTTAGAGTGTCAGACTATGGATTAAGAATTTAGTGATCCATCCTTTCAGCAACTCATTactttataaattaataatttagtaAATTGACTAGGAACATATACATGTTGTCTGTATTACAGACTTCGTCTGCCCTTGGATGTTAACCTGGTTCTGCCTGTGTTATGTTGCCTTTAAATAATTACCGGGGCTCATGTGGCATCTGTTATCTGTAAATTCATcatgaatgttatttttattttccagaaaCATGTTTATTGTGTGATACATATTCTGAACTTGAATCAACGGAATGGTTGCCAAGGAACTTTTATTGCTTTTGTAATCTGTTTTATTTTGCAAAACTGTTGTGTTGATTAATATCATCATAGAAGAGATTTTCTTTCCTAATTTTTCTTGTACTCATGTGTCTTAACAGGACCTATAGATTGTGtatgaaaaatatgataaatacGGAATATAGTTTTcttctttaatattttgtttgatcTAGTTATTAATATGAACACTTTTCTGTAAtgttcatttcattttcatatgaatttcctGAAGAAAATAATTCATTCTAAATTGTGTAATGGTTATCCTCAGGCTGTTCGAAAATATAATAAGCAACGTTTCAGTCTCATAGAAGAAAATGGGGAGCTACTAATACGTGCAAACCATGGCCACACAACCACGGTAAAATATACCTTGTTCATCAAATGTTGACTCATTGAGTTTGCCTAATAAGTTATGTATAATGAAAGTGATTGAAACTGTAATATGTAACACATTCAAATGGTAATGCATTCTTTGTTTAAATTTGCTTTAGTCATTGTCGTGTTCAAATGGCATCAATGGAAAACACTCACTTAAGATATGATATTGTCAGTAGAGAAAATAACTTTTGTGTTAGGCACTCAATGGTTAAGAAAGTGTATGTAAAGTGGTGTAAGAGGGAAATGAGAATGGCTAACAACCTAGTTGTATAGCTTATTTTATAAATAGCTTAGGAAACAGAGTCAATAGGCATTTAAGTAAACCATTCTGTTAAGAGAGAAAAGGTGCCTCGAGTACACCTTGTGATTGTTCCCATTCCCTGAAGGGCTCAGTCCCTATTCTcatattattttgttctttatttCCACCATGCAACAGTTGATACTATCAACACGTCAAGTGGTTAGCATGTTATAGTTGTTCCTTATCTTTATGTTGTTACACCGGTAAGGCTGACAGAGGTAGAGAAGACCAAATGAGTTTAAAAGAAAATCCTAGGCTTAAAAACTAACAAATGTTGATGATAATCCGTCAGCGGGCGACTGACAAAATACTAGAGATGGAGAGGGTACAAAGTGGGGATTATGTTCTGATGTCTGTCCAATATTTTTGCTGGTGTTGGAGATTCAAGGATGTTTAGAGGTTAGGGGAAATGATAGATAAAAGAAACGCCTTCAAATTTTCTGGCTACAATTTAGTCTAAATCATATCAATATAAGATATAAGTAATACATTTGAAGCGGACAGATCATTGTTCTGCTTTGCTTTGCTATGAGAGAGGTGGTAGAAAAGTAGAAATTGAACTTGTGGACACTGGAGAACCTTGTCAGGGCCACTCACCACTGGGCAAAAGGCCTATTGATGGATATTAATTGCTCTTTGCTTCAGATGTTCTGAGCTAGCTCCAGTCATGACATTACAATAATACTTACCACATTTTACTTTGTCCTTCAATAGGTCTTGTGTATGCATATAAAAAGCTTAAAAACATTATTTGAATTAATATAGATAAACTCTTTAAATATGTCTTGTGTCAACGCATCAGGtttgatgaataaaaaaattgcattcaaACTTGTGGAAGACATTATGTGGAGAATAAGTTATCAATCATGTCTTCTATGGATTGAGCTAAACCATATTTTACTATTGTCTTTACATTGTCGTTGGTggaagatatttttaaaaaattaactcaGCGAAGTGAATGGAAAACGTTTTGTTGTCTACCTTTTGCCCTTTATCTGATTTGTCATTAACTCACTATTACTATATGTTTACAATGGCAAGTCTTATTGCATAAGTATCTGGTTAATGTTCTCGCTTATGTTATATTGGGCATTTGGTTGTGAATTCATTCAATATTATTTGACTTGATTTGCAGGCTGTTGAAACTGAAAGATTATTGAAACCAATCCTTTCAGTTGAAGAATTTCCAGGTGCATAATTATTGAATTTGTTGCCATAGAGTATAGACTTCATTCATGGTTAACATGATTCTTAGCAACATACTAACTACTAAGTTATATACATATTTGTGACTACAAATTATCCTTTGAATGGTGGATATGTTGGCATTTAGCAGGATTACCATAACACACTTCTATAACTACTGAAGAGCTGTATACTGTCTTTACAGATCATATTCTGTTCTAAATGATTCAATATGTATTGCTATTGGATTTGTTTCATATCTTGATTTTTCCACAATATGCAGTTTGTGTGCATGGAACATATAAAAGGAACTTGGACTCAATTCTAGAATCTGGTTTGAAACGCATGAAACGATTGCATGTTCATTTCTCTCATGGTTTACCAACAGATGGAGAAGTAATAAGTGGTAATGTTATATATTATTGAAAGAATCCTATTTATCTATCAAAAAGTTTAAATCTGGATATATTTTGTCTCATTATGGTTAGTCAAATTGGTTTCCTTTCTTGAATATTAAGGATAGCAATCAGGTTCAAAATACAGAAGGATTAATGAAAAAGATGAAGTGTATTGTGAATCTGTGATTGATAATCTAGCTTTGAACCAAATGTGGAATCCCAATGAAAATTTTCCTGTTTCTATTGCTTTCTACTTAAGGCCTGGAAAGTAAAAATTGTGAACTTATTGCGTAGGAAAGGttcaaaacattcaaataataataGTCAATCATCCATAATTTTAATGTGGGAGTAGCTACATTATTAGTTAGTAAGTAACTCAGAACCAAATACATGTATACTTAATTGATGTAACAAGTGTCAATAACCCATCATAATTATCTATAACTTATCTGTTGGTAGATGAAGACCTTTGAAATTTGCTAGTGAGAAGTTTTGTGTAGTCTGAAATTTGTTTCAAGAATATTAAATTTCTTGCATGGAACAATAAGATGGTCTTATCTTATGAAGAACTAATATTTAACTTATTGTTTAATAGTTTTCAGTTATTAGATGTAGCTgcctaatttttttctatttcttttttgttcctAGGAATCAGACGAGATGTTAATGTTCTGATCTTTCTTGATGTTAGAAAAGCTTTGGAGGGTATGATAATATTCTAAATATCTTCTGAATGTGAAACCGTTTCATTTCATCTTTTAGTCCCCAATAAGATACTAGTGAGGagtaaaaccattttttttgttaaatctaGAATTAAAACGAATAAAACTTTTATTAGAATCAAAATCAAGACTCTAAGGCAGCCCAAGTGTTTGAGCTGCGAGTTTGGGACATCTAAAGGAGGTTCAGAGTTTAATCTCGCTACTAACGTAACATGCTAACGATCAAAACCTAACCTATAGAACATTCAAATTAAGTTTTTGTCTATTTTATAagaatcaaaaacatatttaaactaCTTGCATAGAGAAACATTTTAAACCAAAAATCTACTCCAAACAATACTATTGACTTGTGTGTGTATTGCTTCTTTCTATTATGTTTCATCCCATTTCAGAAGGTATGAAGCTATACATTTCTGAAAACAAGGTGATCTTGACCGAAGGTTTTGACGGTGTTGTTCCATCCAAGTATTTCCAGAAGATAGAATCGTGGCCTGGAAGACAGCCTATTCCTTTTTAAAATCTAtgtcatattttgattttacttaTGTAAGGATATTCCAAGGGGAGGATTTCTAAATCATTGTGTATAGCTCTCGCAAATTTTTCACAAACTTtaattcaagttgttattagaTTAAACTTGCTTGACTCCCTACTTATTTAATGATCTAAATGAGCTTACTTTGGATTATCACAAAAATTtctattgatatatatatgtgtgtacTGTACAAAAATAAGaactattgttgttgttgttggcgACTAAATAACCTAGTGATTAGAATCTCATACCTTAAATATGGAGAATCAGAGAATTGCGGGTTTTAACTCGTGTCTATGTATCAAATGTCCATACAGAAAAATCCGATTTCTTGGAGAGACGATAATTTGAAACATAATTTATAGAAATAATGAATATAAtggtctttaaaaaaaattaatactacaaacttatatatatgatgtcctattattcaaaaaatttgacTCCACTActacaaaccaaatcaaactacGAGTATTAAAATTTTAGTATCTAATAAGTTTTTTACCTCCTAATCACCATGCTTCAAAACAATACTTGTTCccatcatatttataagcaaaaaacaactttttaaattcattaaataaataatgtatttgcTCACTATATAGGCCGAATACATTAGATATTCAATAAActtaaaatgttgtttttttcttataaatatgacggaatgaaatatatgttttgagCGCCAGCTCCGGTTACCTACCAACAAAAGTTCTAGACTTTTTCAACTCAAACAAAGTTGTATTTgctcaaaaa harbors:
- the LOC25493000 gene encoding tRNA 2'-phosphotransferase 1 isoform X1; its protein translation is MDNTSYTRATPSSGNGRGMAFDTRNDRERTRGPSGSGNNKIDALGRLLTRILRHMASDLKLNMRSDGYVNVNDLLYLNLKTFANIPLRSHTIDDIREAVRKYNKQRFSLIEENGELLIRANHGHTTTAVETERLLKPILSVEEFPVCVHGTYKRNLDSILESGLKRMKRLHVHFSHGLPTDGEVISGIRRDVNVLIFLDVRKALEEGMKLYISENKVILTEGFDGVVPSKYFQKIESWPGRQPIPF
- the LOC25493000 gene encoding tRNA 2'-phosphotransferase 1 isoform X2, translating into MDNTSYTRATPSSGNGRGMAFDTRNDRERTRGPSGSGNNKIDALGRLLTRILRHMASDLKLNMRSDGYVNVNDLLYLNLKTFANIPLRSHTIDDIREAVRKYNKQRFSLIEENGELLIRANHGHTTTAVETERLLKPILSVEEFPVCVHGTYKRNLDSILESGLKRMKRLHVHFSHGLPTDGEVISEGMKLYISENKVILTEGFDGVVPSKYFQKIESWPGRQPIPF